In Tessaracoccus flavus, the following are encoded in one genomic region:
- a CDS encoding AEC family transporter has product MGAIVASVLPILLLLVLGWALRAARVLDAVAVDAIKDFVFKVVLPAVLFQAFVSIELRAEYLALVGVVVAVSAALLAAGYAARRAVGWLNPLTPFLATGFAFGMVGIPLFAAAYGLGELPAIGMVGLGNELFIWLVFVPLVQRLTQGSSAGQALRAFATSPVVFSIAAGLLVNVTGLGARLGEAALGAAVLATIEHLAAVAVPLMLIFVGHGTRLSRDGVRQAAPFVAVRVAVLVPLALGLGHVVVDGILGLPPIVEAALFTLLILPPPFILPVLIPRRHQSDLTYATNVLSLHTVVSVGLFIAYVAATG; this is encoded by the coding sequence ATGGGCGCGATCGTCGCCAGCGTGCTTCCCATCCTGCTCCTTCTGGTGTTGGGCTGGGCTCTGCGGGCGGCGCGTGTGCTCGACGCTGTCGCCGTCGACGCCATCAAGGACTTCGTCTTCAAGGTGGTCCTGCCCGCGGTGCTGTTCCAGGCGTTCGTGTCCATCGAGCTGCGCGCGGAGTACCTCGCGCTCGTCGGCGTCGTGGTGGCGGTCTCAGCCGCGCTGCTGGCGGCCGGTTACGCGGCGCGCCGCGCCGTCGGCTGGCTGAATCCGCTCACCCCCTTCCTCGCCACGGGCTTCGCCTTCGGGATGGTGGGAATCCCGCTGTTCGCGGCGGCCTATGGGCTGGGCGAGCTCCCGGCCATCGGCATGGTGGGGCTGGGGAACGAGTTGTTCATCTGGCTCGTGTTCGTGCCGCTCGTGCAGAGGCTGACGCAGGGGTCGTCGGCAGGTCAGGCGCTGCGGGCGTTCGCCACCTCGCCAGTGGTCTTCAGCATCGCGGCGGGCCTCCTGGTCAATGTCACCGGACTCGGAGCACGCCTGGGGGAGGCGGCGCTCGGGGCGGCGGTGCTGGCGACGATCGAGCACCTGGCGGCCGTCGCAGTGCCGCTCATGCTCATCTTCGTCGGCCATGGGACCCGGCTCAGCCGCGACGGGGTACGTCAGGCGGCGCCGTTCGTCGCGGTCCGCGTCGCGGTCCTCGTCCCGCTGGCGCTGGGGCTGGGGCACGTCGTCGTCGACGGGATCCTCGGGCTGCCTCCCATCGTGGAGGCCGCCCTCTTCACGCTGCTCATCCTGCCTCCTCCATTCATCCTCCCCGTCCTCATCCCGCGGCGCCACCAGTCGGATCTCACCTACGCCACCAACGTGCTCAGCCTCCATACGGTGGTCAGCGTCGGGCTGTTCATCGCTTACGTCGCCGCGACAGGGTGA
- a CDS encoding AEC family transporter produces the protein MGHIVASVLPIILLIGLGWLLRATRVLSDAGVDTLKTLVVNVVLPAVLFNAFLGIEFQAEYLAIIILVPLVCLALLALGYVAKRVLPSSSEVTPFLFTGFEFGMVGLALFTAAYGLENVPVAGMVGLGHEFFIWFVFVTLLRRATTGAVSAGEALRSFATSPVIIAIALGLLLNVTGVGGPLGETAVGGALLVATQYLAATIVPIILIVVGHGTRLGAAGVRQAAPLVAARFAVVLSLALLLNYVVIRQWLGLPPIVEAALFTLLILPPPYIVPIFLPKHRAADMTYANNVLSLHTVVSVAAFITYVALTG, from the coding sequence ATGGGACACATCGTCGCGAGCGTTTTACCGATCATTCTGCTGATCGGGCTGGGTTGGCTGCTGCGAGCCACCCGGGTGCTGTCCGACGCCGGGGTGGACACCCTCAAGACGCTCGTCGTCAACGTCGTGCTTCCCGCGGTGCTGTTCAACGCCTTCCTCGGCATCGAGTTCCAGGCCGAGTACCTCGCCATCATCATCCTCGTGCCGCTCGTGTGCCTGGCGCTCCTGGCGCTGGGCTATGTGGCGAAGCGTGTCCTGCCCTCATCGAGCGAGGTGACCCCCTTCCTCTTCACCGGCTTCGAGTTCGGCATGGTGGGTCTGGCGTTGTTCACGGCCGCCTACGGTCTCGAGAACGTTCCGGTGGCCGGGATGGTCGGGCTGGGTCACGAGTTCTTCATCTGGTTCGTCTTCGTCACGTTGCTGCGGCGGGCCACGACGGGTGCGGTGAGTGCGGGGGAGGCGCTGCGTTCGTTCGCCACCTCACCGGTGATCATCGCCATCGCGCTCGGGCTGCTCCTTAACGTGACGGGGGTCGGTGGCCCGCTCGGTGAGACGGCCGTGGGCGGGGCATTGCTCGTGGCCACGCAGTACCTCGCAGCCACGATCGTCCCGATCATCCTCATCGTCGTCGGCCACGGCACCCGGCTCGGTGCAGCGGGCGTGCGCCAGGCGGCGCCGCTCGTCGCGGCCAGGTTCGCGGTGGTGCTCTCGCTGGCACTGCTCCTCAACTACGTCGTCATTCGGCAGTGGCTCGGGCTGCCGCCCATCGTCGAGGCTGCCCTCTTCACCCTCCTGATCCTGCCGCCGCCCTACATCGTGCCGATCTTCCTGCCCAAGCACCGGGCCGCCGACATGACGTACGCGAACAACGTGTTGAGCCTCCACACTGTGGTGAGCGTCGCCGCCTTCATCACGTACGTGGCGCTCACTGGTTGA
- a CDS encoding MarR family winged helix-turn-helix transcriptional regulator gives MPDFDSDLLTLANDLRVACQRIARRVRFESTSDVAPHLFSVLVGLHNDGPQTPTQLAGRDSVSTPSMTRSVNCLADKGLVERLPHPDDGRQILVQLTDGGRTVIDETIASRDTWMLHHIAGLAPDQLALLRQAADLLSEVASAE, from the coding sequence GTGCCTGATTTTGACTCCGACCTGCTGACGCTGGCCAACGACCTGCGCGTGGCCTGCCAGCGCATCGCCCGCCGCGTACGCTTCGAGAGCACCAGCGACGTGGCACCCCACCTGTTCTCCGTCCTCGTCGGCCTGCACAACGACGGGCCGCAGACGCCCACCCAGCTGGCTGGTCGTGACTCAGTCAGCACCCCCTCGATGACGCGGTCGGTCAACTGCCTCGCCGACAAGGGGCTCGTCGAGCGGCTCCCGCATCCCGACGACGGCCGCCAGATCCTGGTCCAGCTCACCGACGGCGGCCGCACGGTGATCGACGAGACGATCGCGAGCCGCGACACCTGGATGCTGCACCACATCGCCGGTCTGGCGCCGGATCAGTTGGCGTTGCTTCGTCAGGCAGCCGACCTGCTCTCGGAGGTGGCCAGTGCCGAGTAG
- a CDS encoding MFS transporter: MASFSVRNYRYFFLGALVSNVGTWVQRIGQDWLVLTELTDGSSAALGIVTALQFLAIPLLAPYAGAVADRVSKRKLLMVTQILLAATAFGLWALVALDVVQLWHVFVFAFLQGVISAFDNPARQSFVSEMVPPGLLSNAVGLNSTSFNGARLVGPGVAGLTIAAFGVGPALLFNALSFLPMIVAIASMNAAELQPAPPVKARGATLDGLKYLTGRADLMIVMVIVFMLGTFGMNFQIYNATMATQVFQKGATEYGMLGTVMAVGTLAGALLAARRAKPSFRTLLLSLAGFAVSSALLTVVPNYTGYSLLLIPAGFFALTVMTTANASVQLATAPEYRGRVMAIYVAIFVGGTPLGAPIIGWIGEVWGPRASIAVGAVATGLTVVGVLAYLVLHDGLRLAVERGWPLRLRVWTAAREAA; this comes from the coding sequence TTGGCTTCGTTCTCCGTCCGCAACTACCGCTACTTCTTCCTCGGCGCCCTCGTCAGCAACGTCGGCACCTGGGTGCAGCGCATCGGCCAGGACTGGCTGGTGCTCACCGAACTCACCGACGGCTCCAGCGCCGCCCTGGGCATCGTCACGGCGCTGCAGTTCCTCGCGATCCCGCTTCTGGCCCCGTACGCGGGGGCCGTGGCGGACCGCGTGTCGAAGCGCAAGCTGCTGATGGTCACCCAGATCCTCCTCGCGGCGACCGCGTTCGGCCTGTGGGCGCTGGTGGCACTCGACGTCGTGCAGCTGTGGCACGTCTTCGTCTTCGCGTTCCTCCAGGGCGTGATCAGCGCCTTCGACAACCCGGCGCGTCAATCGTTCGTGTCCGAGATGGTGCCGCCCGGCCTGCTGTCGAACGCAGTCGGGCTGAACTCGACCTCCTTCAACGGCGCGCGCCTGGTCGGCCCCGGCGTCGCAGGACTGACCATCGCCGCCTTCGGAGTGGGTCCGGCGCTGCTGTTCAACGCGCTGAGTTTCCTGCCCATGATCGTCGCCATCGCGTCGATGAACGCCGCAGAACTGCAGCCGGCCCCTCCCGTCAAGGCGCGCGGCGCGACCCTGGATGGGCTGAAGTACCTGACGGGGCGGGCGGATCTGATGATCGTCATGGTCATCGTCTTCATGCTGGGTACCTTCGGGATGAACTTCCAGATCTACAACGCCACGATGGCCACCCAGGTGTTCCAGAAGGGTGCCACCGAGTACGGCATGCTGGGCACCGTCATGGCCGTCGGCACGCTGGCCGGGGCGCTCCTTGCGGCCCGGCGAGCCAAGCCGAGCTTCCGTACTCTGCTGCTCTCGCTGGCGGGCTTCGCGGTCAGCTCCGCGCTGCTGACGGTCGTGCCCAACTACACCGGCTACTCGCTTCTGCTGATCCCCGCCGGGTTCTTCGCCCTGACTGTGATGACTACCGCCAACGCCTCCGTGCAGCTGGCGACGGCTCCGGAGTACCGCGGGCGCGTCATGGCCATCTACGTGGCCATCTTTGTGGGAGGCACGCCGCTGGGCGCGCCCATCATCGGGTGGATCGGCGAGGTCTGGGGTCCGCGCGCGTCCATCGCCGTCGGCGCGGTCGCGACGGGTCTGACCGTCGTCGGCGTGCTCGCGTACCTGGTCCTCCACGACGGCTTGAGGCTGGCCGTCGAGCGAGGCTGGCCGCTGCGACTCCGCGTCTGGACCGCGGCCCGCGAAGCCGCCTGA
- a CDS encoding NADP-dependent isocitrate dehydrogenase, which produces MGKIIYTLTDEAPLLATYSFLPIVESFAGQAGVDVETRDISLAGRILAQFADRLPAEQQVDDALSELGELAKTPEANIIKLPNISASVPQLKAAITELQAQGFALPDYPEDPQTDEDRETRARYDRVKGSAVNPVLREGNSDRRAPESVKNYAKKNPHRMGAWDAGSKTAVATMDEGDFRHNEQSVVLPAADVLTIRHRAADGTETILKDGLKVLADEVVDATVMRAAALDDFLRNQVAAAKDSGVLFSVHLKATMMKVSDPIIFGHVIRAFFPAVFEQYGADLAAAGLSPNDGLGAILAGLDALPNGAEIRAAFEQGLADGPELAMVNSDKGITNLHVPSDVIVDASMPAMIRQSGHMWGPDGEEADTLAVLPDSSYAGVYQAVIEDCKANGAFDPTTMGTVPNVGLMAQKAEEYGSHDKTFEMKADGVVEVVNSAGDVLMSHEVGAGDIWRACQAKDAPIQDWVKLAVSRASATGWPAVFWLDPERAHDLNLIEKVKTYLADHDTEGLTIEILSPVEATKYTIERLRRGENTISVTGNVLRDYLTDLFPILELGTSAKMLSVVPLMAGGGLFETGAGGSAPKHVQQLVEENYLRWDSLGEFLALAASFEHLAQAEGNDRAGVLATTLDRATGQFLDNDKSPTRRLGGVDNRGSHYWLARYWAEELATQSDDARLAEIFRPVADALTEAEETIVSELIAVQGSPADIGGYFRPDDQKAAAVMRPSATFNQIIDSIG; this is translated from the coding sequence ATGGGCAAGATCATCTACACCCTCACCGACGAGGCCCCCCTTCTCGCCACGTATTCCTTCCTCCCGATCGTCGAGAGCTTCGCCGGTCAGGCTGGTGTCGACGTCGAGACCCGAGACATTTCGCTGGCCGGACGCATCCTGGCGCAGTTCGCCGACCGTCTCCCCGCCGAGCAGCAGGTCGACGACGCCCTGTCCGAGCTGGGCGAGCTTGCGAAGACGCCGGAGGCCAACATCATCAAGCTGCCGAACATCTCGGCCTCCGTCCCGCAGCTCAAGGCCGCGATCACGGAACTGCAGGCTCAGGGCTTCGCACTACCGGACTACCCGGAAGATCCCCAGACCGACGAGGATCGGGAAACCCGCGCACGCTACGACCGGGTGAAGGGGTCCGCCGTCAACCCGGTTCTCCGCGAAGGGAACTCTGACCGTCGGGCGCCCGAGTCGGTCAAGAACTACGCGAAGAAGAACCCGCACCGCATGGGCGCCTGGGACGCTGGCTCCAAGACCGCCGTCGCCACGATGGATGAGGGCGACTTCCGCCACAACGAGCAGTCTGTCGTGCTGCCCGCCGCCGATGTGCTGACCATCCGGCACCGTGCCGCGGACGGCACCGAGACCATCCTCAAGGACGGTCTCAAGGTGCTCGCGGACGAGGTGGTGGACGCCACCGTCATGCGTGCGGCCGCTCTCGACGATTTCCTCCGCAACCAGGTGGCGGCCGCGAAGGACTCCGGGGTTCTCTTCTCGGTCCACCTCAAGGCGACGATGATGAAGGTCTCCGACCCGATCATCTTCGGCCACGTCATCCGCGCCTTCTTCCCCGCGGTGTTCGAGCAGTACGGCGCCGACCTCGCCGCGGCGGGCCTCTCCCCCAACGACGGCCTCGGCGCGATCCTCGCTGGCCTCGACGCCCTCCCCAACGGGGCGGAGATCCGCGCGGCGTTCGAGCAGGGGCTGGCGGACGGGCCGGAGCTTGCCATGGTGAACTCCGACAAGGGCATCACCAACCTGCATGTGCCCTCCGACGTCATCGTGGACGCCTCGATGCCCGCGATGATCCGGCAGTCGGGCCACATGTGGGGCCCCGACGGCGAGGAGGCCGACACGCTCGCGGTCCTGCCCGACTCGTCGTACGCCGGCGTCTACCAGGCCGTGATCGAGGACTGCAAGGCCAACGGCGCCTTCGACCCGACGACGATGGGCACGGTCCCCAATGTCGGGCTCATGGCGCAGAAGGCCGAGGAGTACGGCTCTCACGACAAGACCTTCGAGATGAAGGCCGACGGTGTCGTCGAGGTGGTCAACTCGGCCGGAGACGTGCTGATGAGCCACGAGGTCGGCGCGGGCGATATCTGGCGCGCCTGCCAGGCCAAGGACGCGCCGATCCAGGACTGGGTTAAGCTCGCCGTCAGCCGAGCCAGCGCCACCGGGTGGCCGGCGGTGTTCTGGCTCGACCCCGAGCGCGCGCACGATCTGAACCTCATCGAGAAGGTCAAGACCTACCTGGCCGACCACGACACGGAGGGCCTCACGATCGAGATCCTTTCGCCCGTCGAGGCCACGAAGTACACGATCGAGCGCCTCCGGCGCGGCGAGAACACGATTTCGGTCACCGGCAACGTGCTGCGCGATTATCTGACCGACCTGTTCCCGATCCTCGAACTTGGCACCTCCGCCAAGATGCTGTCCGTCGTACCGCTCATGGCCGGCGGAGGCCTGTTCGAGACGGGTGCCGGCGGATCGGCGCCCAAGCATGTCCAGCAGTTGGTGGAGGAGAACTATCTGCGATGGGACTCGCTGGGCGAGTTCCTGGCGTTGGCCGCGTCGTTCGAGCACCTGGCTCAGGCCGAGGGCAACGATCGGGCTGGCGTGCTGGCCACGACCTTGGATCGGGCGACCGGGCAGTTCCTCGACAACGACAAGTCCCCCACGCGCCGGCTGGGCGGGGTCGACAACCGCGGATCCCACTACTGGTTGGCCCGCTACTGGGCCGAGGAGCTCGCCACGCAGTCCGACGACGCCCGACTGGCGGAGATCTTCCGCCCCGTCGCCGACGCCCTGACCGAAGCAGAGGAGACCATCGTCTCGGAACTCATCGCAGTCCAGGGATCCCCCGCCGACATCGGCGGCTACTTCCGTCCCGACGACCAGAAGGCGGCGGCCGTCATGCGCCCGTCGGCCACCTTCAACCAGATCATCGACAGCATCGGCTGA
- a CDS encoding DUF3073 domain-containing protein, protein MGRGRAKAKQTRVARDLKYRAIDTDFASLERELRGDAFVDDTVSGADDAVHEIPDAYADLAGDDYDDDYDERRSS, encoded by the coding sequence ATGGGGCGCGGCCGAGCAAAGGCGAAGCAGACGAGGGTGGCGCGTGATCTGAAGTATCGCGCGATCGACACCGATTTCGCGTCACTGGAGCGTGAGCTCCGCGGCGACGCATTCGTCGACGACACCGTGAGTGGTGCTGACGACGCTGTTCATGAGATCCCCGATGCCTACGCAGATCTGGCGGGCGACGATTACGACGACGACTACGACGAACGACGCTCGTCCTGA
- a CDS encoding alpha/beta hydrolase, protein MPTQIWRATITTTTTTNDARPDPTLGWAADVELSGYQAREFALPDEPTYAQEPEGSLVATLVRRNPPTRRQAVLYVHGWSDYFFQTHLADAMDDLGFDFYALELRRYGRSLRPQQLAGYIADLTDYYTELDLAVQELRDAGHEKIVLMGHSTGGLVTSLYASERPGTFAALVLNAPWLELQGNAVVRPATQPVVAAARAVAPTTALKLPDSGFYRRSISKADGGEWEYNLNLKGDPAFAVRVGWLAAILEGHAKVAAGLDIDCPVLVVIADRSDFRRTWDDALKLADIVLDVERIAVRAPKLGRHVTIAKFVDGMHDLVLSGPQVRAKVLDEYARFLRCYAS, encoded by the coding sequence ATGCCTACGCAGATCTGGCGGGCGACGATTACGACGACGACTACGACGAACGACGCTCGTCCTGATCCGACGCTGGGCTGGGCCGCTGACGTAGAACTCAGCGGCTACCAGGCGCGCGAGTTTGCGCTGCCCGATGAGCCGACCTACGCGCAGGAGCCCGAGGGGAGCCTCGTCGCCACCCTGGTCCGGCGGAACCCGCCGACAAGGCGCCAGGCCGTCCTCTATGTGCACGGCTGGAGCGACTATTTCTTCCAGACCCACCTGGCGGACGCGATGGATGATCTCGGCTTCGATTTCTACGCCCTCGAGCTCCGCCGATACGGACGGTCGCTGCGCCCGCAGCAGTTGGCCGGCTACATCGCCGATCTGACTGACTACTACACAGAACTCGACCTCGCCGTCCAGGAATTGCGGGACGCCGGACACGAGAAGATCGTGCTGATGGGGCACTCGACGGGCGGCCTCGTGACGTCGCTGTACGCGAGCGAGCGTCCGGGCACCTTCGCGGCGTTGGTGCTCAACGCCCCGTGGCTGGAGTTGCAGGGCAACGCCGTCGTGAGGCCCGCCACGCAGCCGGTGGTGGCCGCGGCCCGTGCAGTGGCGCCGACGACGGCGCTCAAGCTGCCGGACAGCGGGTTCTACCGCCGCTCCATCTCCAAGGCCGATGGGGGAGAGTGGGAGTACAACCTCAACCTCAAGGGAGATCCGGCCTTCGCCGTTCGCGTGGGCTGGTTGGCCGCGATCCTCGAAGGCCACGCCAAGGTCGCAGCGGGGCTGGACATCGACTGTCCGGTCCTCGTCGTGATTGCCGACCGCAGCGATTTCCGCCGCACCTGGGACGACGCGTTGAAGTTGGCCGACATCGTCCTCGACGTGGAACGCATCGCAGTGCGCGCGCCCAAGCTGGGCCGGCATGTGACGATCGCCAAGTTCGTCGATGGCATGCACGATCTCGTCTTGTCCGGCCCCCAGGTGCGCGCGAAGGTGCTCGATGAGTACGCACGCTTCCTGCGCTGCTACGCCTCCTGA
- the nrfH gene encoding cytochrome c nitrite reductase small subunit, which translates to MTLIQRIGAWFTRPRILMAAAIFVVGSLIGVGLFTFVYAKGISYLGSDPAACVNCHVMERQYSAWISGSHSNVAGCNDCHAPHDNIIHKYYVKADNGFWHGLKFTTGWYPENIEIRESNRKVTNEACLYCHADFTSTMRMTSGSEQINCTSCHVNVGHKSR; encoded by the coding sequence ATGACCCTTATTCAGCGCATCGGAGCGTGGTTCACGCGGCCTCGGATCTTGATGGCCGCAGCGATCTTCGTTGTGGGTTCACTGATCGGGGTCGGTCTCTTCACCTTCGTGTACGCAAAGGGCATCTCGTACCTAGGCTCCGATCCTGCTGCCTGCGTCAACTGCCACGTGATGGAACGTCAGTACAGCGCCTGGATCTCCGGCAGCCACAGCAACGTGGCTGGGTGCAACGACTGCCACGCGCCGCACGACAACATCATCCACAAGTACTACGTCAAGGCAGACAACGGGTTCTGGCACGGGCTGAAGTTCACCACCGGCTGGTACCCCGAGAACATCGAGATCCGTGAGTCCAACCGCAAAGTGACCAACGAGGCGTGCCTCTACTGTCATGCGGACTTCACGAGCACTATGCGGATGACCTCTGGCAGCGAGCAGATCAACTGCACCAGCTGCCACGTCAACGTCGGTCACAAGAGCAGGTGA
- a CDS encoding ammonia-forming cytochrome c nitrite reductase subunit c552, with protein MSDDTGSSQVEPTPRRTSNRRIGFIIAAIALTAIVTAGITAILANVIERMGEARDSYTKVVDLDDTVVDPAVWGQNFPSQYDSYLKTSEMNGTTHAGSQPSEREATELDPRTITATSRLEEDPRLVDMWAGYPFAEDYRHARGHAYMLEDQRYTIRVADFEQPGTCLNCHASTVKLMNDLGDGDREAGFQAMNQMPYNEVTQLVDHPVACIDCHDPETMDLRVTRPAFEKGIAALKKSEGIDDYDVNRDATRQEMRTFVCGQCHVEYYFEKDTKELTFPWSKGLDIDEIWEYYGEDGHKDFTHATTGAEVVKAQHPEFDIFWSNSVHAANGVSCADCHMPYKSEGARKVTDHHIQSPLLAVNSSCMTCHHTSAEEMEDRVVSIQDQFIGTRDVAFDSLVALIRALETAQTDGTPAEQIDAAREFQNKASFYLDYVYSENSYGFHAPAYIQRILADSLDASRKGQLVLQGVDPESLEPSELSLENEQKTAERGNR; from the coding sequence ATGTCAGACGACACCGGCAGCTCCCAGGTTGAGCCAACACCGAGGAGGACCAGTAACCGGAGGATCGGCTTCATCATCGCCGCGATCGCACTGACCGCGATCGTGACGGCAGGCATCACGGCGATCCTGGCCAACGTCATCGAGAGGATGGGGGAGGCGAGGGACTCCTACACCAAAGTGGTCGACCTCGACGACACCGTCGTGGACCCGGCCGTCTGGGGGCAGAACTTCCCGTCTCAGTACGATTCGTACCTCAAGACGTCCGAGATGAACGGCACCACCCACGCCGGCTCGCAGCCCTCCGAGCGGGAGGCCACAGAACTCGATCCGCGCACCATCACAGCCACGAGCCGGCTGGAGGAGGACCCGCGCCTCGTCGACATGTGGGCCGGCTACCCCTTCGCGGAGGACTACCGCCACGCCCGCGGCCACGCCTACATGCTGGAGGACCAGCGCTACACCATCCGGGTGGCCGACTTCGAGCAGCCCGGCACCTGCCTCAACTGCCACGCGTCCACCGTCAAGCTGATGAACGACCTCGGCGACGGAGACCGCGAGGCCGGCTTCCAGGCGATGAACCAGATGCCGTACAACGAGGTGACGCAGCTGGTCGACCACCCAGTGGCGTGCATCGACTGCCACGACCCCGAGACCATGGACCTGCGGGTGACCCGGCCGGCGTTCGAAAAGGGCATCGCGGCGCTCAAGAAGTCTGAGGGAATCGACGACTACGACGTCAACCGCGACGCCACCCGCCAGGAGATGCGGACCTTCGTCTGCGGCCAGTGCCACGTGGAGTACTACTTCGAGAAGGACACCAAGGAGCTCACGTTCCCGTGGAGCAAGGGCCTCGACATCGACGAGATCTGGGAGTACTACGGCGAGGACGGCCACAAGGACTTCACCCACGCGACGACGGGTGCGGAGGTCGTCAAGGCGCAGCATCCCGAGTTCGACATCTTCTGGTCCAACTCCGTCCACGCGGCCAACGGCGTGAGCTGCGCCGACTGCCACATGCCCTACAAGAGCGAAGGGGCCCGGAAGGTCACCGACCACCACATCCAGTCCCCGCTGCTGGCCGTCAACAGCTCGTGCATGACCTGCCACCACACCTCGGCCGAGGAGATGGAGGATCGCGTGGTGTCGATTCAGGATCAGTTCATCGGCACCCGGGACGTCGCCTTCGATTCGCTCGTGGCGCTCATCCGCGCGCTGGAGACCGCGCAGACGGATGGGACGCCGGCCGAGCAGATCGACGCCGCCCGCGAGTTCCAGAACAAGGCCAGCTTCTACCTCGACTACGTGTACTCGGAGAACTCCTACGGGTTCCACGCACCGGCCTACATCCAGCGCATCCTGGCCGATTCGCTCGATGCCTCCCGCAAGGGTCAGCTGGTGCTGCAGGGTGTTGACCCGGAGTCCCTGGAGCCGTCCGAACTCTCGCTCGAGAACGAGCAGAAGACCGCGGAACGTGGAAACCGATGA
- a CDS encoding tetratricopeptide repeat protein gives METDDGMRFGASDQVGGPVPSAAPNDNDAEILHFLESAPPSVRDWAAARAAEIRAAAGPAPAPARPAADDPADLALAELGEHDDEPRRRPLVHTPRDKEPTYVAPQRRSSPLVPLVGLLVVVALVYGIFQLGRPQETADPGMNTAAPANAADTTSRMAELEEMLAEAPDDVAVNLELGVLKFNAGDIPRAEELWTKVTDVDPRNPQAWFNLGFVHLAQDPPDVEGARADWEQVLEVAPESDLAATVESHLAALEAPSAAPSPSQTQE, from the coding sequence GTGGAAACCGATGACGGCATGAGGTTCGGGGCCTCCGACCAGGTCGGAGGCCCCGTCCCTTCCGCTGCCCCGAACGACAACGACGCGGAGATCCTCCACTTCCTGGAGAGCGCACCTCCGTCCGTGCGCGACTGGGCGGCGGCACGCGCCGCTGAGATCCGTGCGGCGGCCGGCCCCGCACCTGCGCCTGCTCGGCCCGCCGCAGATGACCCGGCGGACCTGGCCCTGGCCGAACTGGGGGAGCACGACGACGAGCCCCGCCGTCGGCCCCTCGTGCATACTCCCCGCGACAAGGAGCCCACCTACGTCGCGCCCCAGCGCCGCTCGAGCCCGCTCGTTCCGTTGGTGGGTCTGCTGGTCGTCGTCGCGCTCGTCTATGGGATCTTCCAGCTGGGCCGGCCGCAGGAAACCGCAGATCCGGGCATGAACACCGCCGCCCCCGCGAACGCAGCCGATACCACGAGCCGCATGGCCGAGTTGGAGGAGATGCTGGCGGAGGCACCCGATGATGTGGCGGTCAACCTCGAACTCGGCGTGCTGAAGTTCAACGCCGGAGACATCCCCCGCGCCGAGGAGCTGTGGACGAAGGTCACCGACGTGGACCCGCGCAACCCGCAGGCCTGGTTCAACCTCGGCTTCGTCCACCTGGCTCAGGACCCGCCCGACGTCGAGGGCGCGCGGGCCGACTGGGAGCAGGTGCTTGAGGTGGCCCCGGAGTCAGACCTGGCGGCGACTGTCGAATCCCACCTGGCCGCCCTCGAGGCACCCTCCGCGGCGCCGTCGCCGTCGCAGACTCAGGAGTGA